One window of Leptotrichia sp. oral taxon 498 genomic DNA carries:
- a CDS encoding alpha/beta hydrolase, with protein sequence MANYRNNPFTFVYDGAITKNEKGKVNVEKVSYKINGIDIAANVYKPASYTPNGKFPAIVVAHPNGGVKEQVAGLYAQKLAEQGYVTIAFDAAYQGASGGKPRYVDKPANRMEDIRAAADFITQYPGVDKNRLGLLGICGGGGYSIKVAQTDKRFKTVATVSMFNTGDVRRNGYNRTQMDTIQTRLKDASDARAQEAAGGEVRYTPAFADGMTKEEIAALPFELYREGYEYYGITHKHPNSQTNNTVSSLLDLMSFDVNTNVDLINQPLLMIAGDKADSLYMTEEVFKNATGTNNKELFLVKGATHIQTYWKPEFVKEISGKLTQFYNKNL encoded by the coding sequence ATGGCAAATTATAGAAATAATCCTTTTACATTTGTATATGATGGAGCGATTACAAAAAATGAAAAAGGAAAGGTAAATGTAGAAAAAGTAAGTTATAAAATTAATGGAATTGATATTGCAGCTAATGTATACAAACCTGCAAGTTATACTCCAAATGGTAAATTTCCAGCAATAGTAGTGGCACACCCAAATGGTGGAGTTAAAGAACAAGTTGCAGGGTTATATGCACAAAAATTAGCAGAACAAGGATATGTTACAATAGCTTTTGATGCTGCTTATCAAGGAGCAAGTGGAGGAAAACCTCGTTATGTAGATAAACCTGCAAATCGTATGGAAGATATAAGAGCTGCAGCTGATTTCATAACTCAATATCCTGGTGTAGATAAAAATAGATTAGGTTTATTAGGAATTTGTGGTGGAGGTGGCTACTCAATAAAAGTAGCACAAACAGATAAGAGATTTAAAACTGTAGCGACTGTAAGTATGTTTAATACAGGTGATGTTAGACGTAATGGATATAATCGTACACAAATGGATACTATACAAACTCGTTTAAAAGATGCTTCAGATGCAAGAGCACAAGAAGCAGCAGGTGGAGAAGTTAGATACACACCAGCTTTTGCAGATGGAATGACAAAAGAAGAAATAGCAGCATTACCATTTGAACTATATAGAGAAGGTTATGAATATTATGGAATAACTCATAAACATCCAAATTCTCAAACTAATAATACAGTTAGTAGCTTATTAGATTTAATGTCTTTTGATGTTAACACTAATGTAGATTTGATAAATCAACCATTATTAATGATAGCTGGAGATAAGGCTGATAGTTTATATATGACAGAAGAAGTTTTTAAAAATGCAACTGGAACAAATAATAAAGAATTATTTTTAGTAAAAGGTGCAACTCATATTCAAACTTACTGGAAGCCTGAGTTTGTGAAAGAAATTAGTGGAAAATTGACACAGTTTTATAATAAAAATTTATAA
- a CDS encoding flavodoxin, whose translation MKNFVNRNRFCKVILNMAVLFGFIACGNNSSSVNNQNSRKNGNAKKGNGKVLVVYYSQTGTTEGVAKIIARETNADLVKLEVKNEYTSDDLNWTDENSRVNREHDNPNSRNVELKNAVIPDFSSYDTVFIRYPIWWREASWVLDDFVKKNDFTGKTVIPFGTSMSTGDGTSGNRLKKLTKTGNWVDGQRFSSSYNESEVVDWVKSLKY comes from the coding sequence ATGAAAAATTTTGTAAATAGAAATAGATTTTGTAAAGTAATTTTAAATATGGCGGTATTATTTGGATTTATTGCATGTGGAAATAATTCTTCATCAGTAAATAACCAAAATTCAAGAAAAAACGGAAATGCAAAAAAAGGGAACGGAAAAGTCTTAGTTGTATATTATTCACAGACAGGTACAACTGAAGGAGTTGCTAAAATTATTGCGAGAGAAACGAATGCAGATTTGGTTAAATTGGAAGTAAAAAACGAGTATACAAGTGATGATTTGAATTGGACTGATGAAAATAGTAGAGTTAACAGAGAACATGATAACCCAAATAGTAGAAATGTAGAATTGAAAAATGCGGTTATTCCTGATTTTTCTTCATATGATACCGTATTTATCAGGTATCCGATTTGGTGGAGAGAGGCTTCCTGGGTTCTGGATGATTTTGTTAAGAAAAATGATTTTACTGGAAAAACTGTAATTCCGTTTGGTACATCAATGTCAACAGGAGATGGGACTAGCGGAAACAGATTGAAAAAATTGACAAAAACAGGAAACTGGGTTGATGGACAAAGATTTTCCAGCAGTTATAATGAATCTGAGGTTGTAGATTGGGTGAAAAGCTTAAAATACTGA
- a CDS encoding TMEM175 family protein: MNKERLAAFMDAVLAIIMTILILELKKPETATLKALWNLRVDFFAYTLSFFWLGTMWVNLHNEWHKIKYITPLIVWVNVVLLFFSSFFPYVTSFVTSYYNSSVAQGFYGIIVLAVTFCNIISLYLIEKVNKHDKELQESLKTMIRWIKVDISIKIIGLIISCIFYPPAMMISVYITLFGIAFPEQYKAIKRRRD, encoded by the coding sequence ATGAATAAGGAAAGACTTGCAGCTTTTATGGATGCCGTACTTGCAATTATTATGACAATTCTTATATTAGAACTGAAAAAACCTGAAACAGCAACTTTAAAAGCACTTTGGAATCTGAGAGTAGATTTTTTTGCATATACGCTTTCATTTTTCTGGCTTGGAACAATGTGGGTAAATCTGCATAATGAATGGCATAAAATAAAATATATTACACCGTTAATTGTCTGGGTAAATGTAGTACTACTTTTCTTTTCCTCATTTTTTCCATATGTGACTTCTTTTGTCACTTCATATTATAACAGTAGTGTAGCGCAAGGATTTTATGGCATAATAGTTTTGGCTGTTACATTCTGCAACATAATCTCGTTGTATCTGATAGAAAAGGTGAATAAACATGATAAAGAATTGCAGGAATCATTAAAAACAATGATAAGATGGATAAAAGTTGATATAAGTATAAAAATAATTGGGTTAATAATATCGTGTATATTTTATCCGCCAGCAATGATGATAAGTGTTTATATTACTTTATTTGGAATTGCATTTCCGGAACAGTATAAGGCAATAAAAAGAAGAAGGGATTAA
- a CDS encoding TMEM175 family protein, which yields MNKERLAAFMDAVLAIIMTILILELKKPETATLKVLWNLRVNFFAYTISFFWLGTMWVNLHNEWHKIKYITPAVVWANVVLLFFSSFFPYVTSFVTSYYNSSVAQGFYGIIVLAVTFCNIISGHLIGKANRNDEKLQESLKIRMRWLSIDTIIKIIGLIISCTFYPPAMMTSVYITLLGIVLPAQYKAAKRRK from the coding sequence ATGAATAAGGAAAGACTTGCAGCTTTTATGGATGCCGTACTTGCAATTATTATGACAATTCTCATATTAGAGCTAAAAAAGCCTGAAACAGCAACTTTAAAAGTCCTTTGGAATTTAAGAGTAAATTTTTTTGCATATACGATTTCATTTTTCTGGCTTGGAACAATGTGGGTAAATCTGCATAATGAATGGCATAAAATAAAATACATTACACCGGCAGTTGTCTGGGCAAACGTAGTTTTACTGTTTTTTTCTTCGTTTTTTCCTTATGTGACTTCTTTTGTCACTTCATATTACAACAGTAGTGTAGCACAAGGATTTTACGGGATAATAGTTCTGGCTGTTACATTTTGTAATATAATTTCTGGGCATTTGATAGGAAAAGCAAATAGAAACGATGAGAAACTACAGGAATCATTAAAAATAAGGATGAGATGGTTAAGTATTGATACAATTATAAAAATTATAGGGTTAATAATATCGTGCACCTTTTATCCGCCTGCAATGATGACAAGTGTTTATATTACTTTACTTGGAATTGTACTTCCCGCACAATATAAGGCGGCAAAAAGAAGAAAATAA
- a CDS encoding winged helix-turn-helix transcriptional regulator has product MNARGDFMRKIYTECPVEYTASMIANKWKILILRDLLTGTKRYNELTKSIVGISAKVLTENLRQLESDGIVTRKVYPVVPPKVEYSLTKKGSELKPIFDLMNEYGNKYKKK; this is encoded by the coding sequence ATGAATGCAAGAGGTGATTTTATGAGAAAAATATATACAGAATGTCCAGTTGAATATACTGCTTCAATGATAGCTAATAAATGGAAAATACTAATATTGAGGGATTTATTAACTGGTACAAAAAGATATAATGAATTAACAAAATCTATAGTTGGAATCAGTGCAAAAGTTTTAACTGAAAACTTAAGACAACTTGAAAGTGATGGAATAGTTACAAGAAAAGTATATCCAGTTGTTCCACCAAAAGTAGAATATTCTCTTACAAAGAAAGGTAGTGAACTAAAACCTATTTTTGATTTAATGAACGAATATGGAAATAAATATAAGAAAAAATAA
- a CDS encoding cupin domain-containing protein has translation MKNYSIGIADGARTEFHQTLGLTGAEVSFNSLPAGVSVPFVHSHKENEEIYIITEGKGTLTIDGEVVKIKKGNVIKISPNGKRQFAAADDEGISYVCVQVKENSLTSYTENDGIIY, from the coding sequence ATGAAAAATTATTCAATAGGAATTGCGGATGGAGCAAGAACAGAATTCCATCAAACATTAGGATTAACAGGAGCGGAAGTAAGTTTTAACAGTTTACCTGCAGGTGTAAGCGTACCATTTGTTCATTCGCATAAAGAAAATGAGGAAATATACATAATTACAGAGGGTAAAGGTACTCTGACAATAGATGGTGAAGTTGTTAAAATAAAAAAAGGAAATGTAATTAAAATATCCCCTAATGGTAAAAGACAATTTGCAGCCGCAGATGATGAAGGTATCAGCTATGTATGTGTTCAAGTAAAAGAAAATTCATTAACTTCATATACTGAAAATGATGGTATTATATATTAA
- a CDS encoding ATP-binding protein encodes MRKDYEAIEIENEKLEFKFLEKKMKEVVGIKELNLDILKTLNLYENKKFNIAAELFADNNNRKFSGIDIVVLGENIAEKNRNRILFRKNIEKKSILEQYFEVISIFERGYEYEEIEGAECIKKEKISKEAFKESVASAIVHRLWDIKANIKIVMSNDKIEIILPGNLSSGMSEDEYMRGYTSTLTNPIIANIFYQLRIIEKFGIGIKKIKYEYRENIVKPSFETHKNSIRITLPIIKTVLSNLVNREVKVFEILKKYEKLSRKEIEYLSGYSKSKVIRSVNSLIEKSIAEQV; translated from the coding sequence ATGAGAAAAGATTATGAGGCAATTGAAATAGAAAATGAGAAATTAGAATTTAAGTTTTTAGAAAAGAAAATGAAAGAAGTAGTAGGAATAAAAGAACTAAATTTAGATATATTAAAAACATTGAATTTATATGAAAATAAAAAATTTAATATAGCTGCTGAACTTTTTGCAGACAATAATAATAGAAAATTTTCTGGAATCGATATAGTAGTTTTAGGTGAGAATATAGCAGAGAAAAATAGAAATAGGATATTATTTAGGAAAAATATTGAAAAAAAGTCAATACTTGAACAATATTTTGAAGTTATTAGTATATTTGAAAGAGGTTATGAATATGAAGAGATAGAAGGTGCTGAGTGTATAAAAAAAGAAAAAATTTCAAAAGAGGCTTTCAAGGAATCTGTTGCAAGTGCGATAGTTCATAGACTGTGGGATATAAAAGCAAATATAAAAATAGTAATGTCAAATGATAAAATAGAGATTATATTACCAGGAAATTTATCATCGGGAATGTCTGAAGATGAATATATGAGAGGATATACCTCAACTTTGACAAATCCCATAATAGCAAATATTTTTTATCAGCTAAGAATAATTGAAAAATTTGGAATAGGAATAAAAAAAATAAAATATGAATATCGAGAAAATATTGTAAAACCATCTTTTGAGACACATAAAAATAGCATAAGGATAACTTTGCCAATAATTAAAACAGTTCTAAGTAATTTAGTTAATAGAGAAGTAAAAGTTTTTGAAATTCTTAAAAAATATGAAAAATTAAGTAGGAAAGAAATCGAATATTTAAGTGGATATAGCAAATCAAAAGTCATAAGATCAGTAAATAGCTTAATTGAAAAAAGTATTGCTGAACAAGTGTGA
- a CDS encoding MATE family efflux transporter, whose translation MGKTKAINEQKTKFGTEPVGKLLVSLAVPAIIANLVNALYNVVDQIFIGQKIGFLGNAATNVAFPLTTICLAIGLMTGVGAATNFNLELGRKRPKRAKSVAGTAATMLLLSGIILCILINIFLRPMLTAFGATDQIFDYAIEYTQITSLGIPFLLFSIGANPMVRADGNSFYSMLAIVVGAITNTILDPLFMFGFDMGMDGAAWATVIGQFISAVMLGLYFFRFKSVKFELKDFKIKIREIWILFMLGTSPLIFQCSALIVQIVTNNLLKIYGAKSIYGSEIPIAVAGIVMKINVIFIAILLGLTQGAQPIAGFNYGAKKFARVREILKLSLKVAFIISLVAFAIAELFPVQIISVFGNGSKLYFQYGTKYMRVFLFFIFLNGIQGAITMFLTSIGRASKGAFLSLVRQIISLLPLLIILPYFMGIDGIMFAFPIADFIAFVVSVIVLKGEMKSIPKVNEDK comes from the coding sequence ATGGGAAAAACGAAAGCAATAAATGAACAAAAAACTAAATTTGGTACAGAACCAGTTGGAAAATTGCTGGTTTCACTTGCGGTTCCTGCTATCATTGCTAACTTGGTCAATGCTCTTTACAATGTTGTGGATCAGATTTTTATTGGGCAAAAAATTGGGTTTCTTGGGAATGCGGCTACAAATGTGGCTTTTCCGCTTACGACGATTTGTCTTGCAATTGGGCTTATGACTGGAGTTGGAGCTGCGACTAATTTTAATTTGGAATTGGGAAGAAAGCGTCCGAAAAGGGCAAAAAGCGTGGCTGGAACTGCGGCTACAATGCTACTTTTAAGCGGGATTATTTTGTGCATATTAATTAATATTTTTTTAAGACCAATGTTGACGGCCTTTGGAGCTACTGATCAAATTTTTGATTATGCGATTGAATATACTCAAATTACATCTCTTGGAATACCGTTTTTACTATTTTCGATAGGAGCAAATCCTATGGTTAGAGCTGATGGAAATTCCTTTTATTCAATGCTTGCAATAGTTGTTGGAGCTATTACAAATACGATTCTTGATCCGCTGTTTATGTTTGGATTTGATATGGGAATGGACGGTGCCGCTTGGGCGACTGTAATTGGGCAATTTATCTCGGCAGTTATGTTAGGGCTATATTTTTTCAGATTTAAAAGTGTAAAATTTGAATTGAAGGATTTTAAGATAAAAATACGAGAAATTTGGATTTTGTTTATGTTGGGAACATCGCCTTTGATTTTCCAATGTTCTGCACTAATTGTTCAAATTGTGACAAATAATTTATTGAAAATTTATGGTGCGAAATCTATTTATGGAAGTGAAATTCCTATTGCCGTTGCTGGAATTGTTATGAAAATAAATGTCATATTTATAGCGATTTTATTGGGATTGACGCAAGGAGCTCAGCCTATTGCTGGATTTAATTATGGAGCAAAAAAATTTGCAAGGGTTCGAGAAATTTTAAAATTATCTCTAAAAGTGGCTTTTATTATTTCTTTAGTAGCATTTGCAATCGCTGAACTTTTCCCTGTTCAAATAATTTCTGTCTTTGGTAACGGAAGTAAACTCTACTTTCAATACGGAACAAAATATATGCGAGTATTTTTATTCTTCATATTCCTAAATGGTATTCAAGGTGCTATTACAATGTTTTTAACATCAATTGGAAGAGCCTCAAAAGGAGCTTTTTTGTCACTTGTAAGACAAATTATATCACTTTTACCATTACTAATAATTTTACCATATTTTATGGGTATTGATGGAATTATGTTCGCATTCCCAATAGCAGATTTCATAGCTTTTGTTGTATCTGTGATTGTTTTGAAAGGGGAAATGAAGAGCATTCCGAAAGTAAATGAAGATAAATAA
- a CDS encoding type II toxin-antitoxin system Phd/YefM family antitoxin, translated as MIATNYSNVRNNLKKYCDKATDDYETVIITRKNDKNVVLMSEEEYNNLMENLYIMSNKKYYNELLKSKAEAEAGNVQIHDIIEVE; from the coding sequence ATGATAGCTACAAATTATTCAAATGTGAGAAATAATTTAAAAAAATATTGTGATAAGGCAACTGATGATTATGAAACAGTCATTATAACAAGAAAAAACGATAAAAATGTGGTACTGATGAGTGAAGAGGAATATAATAATTTGATGGAAAATCTTTACATCATGTCAAATAAGAAATACTATAATGAACTGTTAAAAAGTAAAGCGGAAGCGGAAGCGGGGAATGTACAAATACATGATATAATTGAGGTGGAATAA
- a CDS encoding Txe/YoeB family addiction module toxin, with protein sequence MNLTWTDIAWGQYEEWQRQDKKIVKKINEIIKDIKRNGNEGIGKPEPLKHELNGYWSRRITDKHRFIYKLTETSILVIACANHHK encoded by the coding sequence ATGAATTTAACATGGACAGATATTGCATGGGGGCAATATGAAGAATGGCAGAGACAGGATAAAAAAATAGTCAAAAAAATAAATGAAATAATAAAAGACATCAAAAGAAACGGAAATGAAGGGATAGGGAAACCTGAGCCTTTAAAGCATGAACTGAATGGATACTGGAGCAGAAGAATTACTGATAAACACAGGTTTATATATAAACTAACAGAAACAAGTATACTAGTTATTGCCTGTGCAAATCATCATAAATAA
- a CDS encoding tetratricopeptide repeat protein, with product MKKIILILVSILFLVSCSGNIPFSEEEKGALKKAKMEIAEMKKNPTMAEKERILQKGIEVQRKYLRIGVVYFKSVEKDIPIADYYLARNYSARGENEEALKWARKGSDRGVKEASAFAGHIYANQRDEMNARKYYIKAMNQGDYRGDTLFRVWVYGERKEINSEVVEAFKRNLNKNIEVKNALAFYYQRHDHFDEAEKLYKELVNEKYPNAERLLGELYISKKDYGKAEEWLLKESEKLFSHSEDNVKRIEEKRARLLRLLAKVYEMKGDYGKAENNLLKSKELAHKELALTSLAALYEKQGKYNQAIKINEELEELKKTKNRKN from the coding sequence ATGAAAAAGATAATTTTAATTTTGGTAAGTATATTATTTTTAGTGAGCTGTAGTGGGAATATTCCTTTCTCGGAGGAGGAAAAAGGAGCTTTAAAAAAGGCAAAAATGGAAATTGCTGAAATGAAGAAAAATCCGACAATGGCAGAAAAGGAAAGAATTTTGCAAAAGGGGATAGAAGTTCAGAGAAAATATTTACGGATTGGGGTAGTGTATTTTAAAAGTGTGGAAAAGGATATTCCAATAGCAGATTATTATCTGGCAAGAAATTATAGTGCGAGAGGGGAAAATGAAGAGGCATTGAAATGGGCAAGAAAAGGCTCGGACAGAGGAGTGAAGGAAGCAAGTGCATTTGCAGGACATATTTATGCTAATCAGAGAGATGAAATGAATGCAAGAAAATATTATATAAAAGCAATGAATCAGGGAGATTATAGGGGAGATACCTTGTTTAGAGTGTGGGTATATGGAGAAAGGAAAGAAATTAATAGCGAAGTGGTGGAAGCATTTAAAAGAAATTTAAATAAAAATATTGAGGTAAAAAATGCTTTGGCTTTTTATTATCAGAGGCACGATCACTTTGATGAAGCTGAAAAACTGTACAAGGAGCTTGTCAATGAAAAATATCCGAATGCAGAAAGACTTTTAGGGGAACTTTATATATCAAAAAAAGATTATGGTAAAGCTGAAGAATGGTTATTAAAGGAATCGGAAAAATTATTTTCACATTCAGAAGACAATGTAAAACGGATTGAAGAAAAAAGAGCAAGATTATTACGTCTGTTAGCAAAAGTTTATGAAATGAAAGGAGATTACGGTAAGGCTGAAAATAACCTTTTAAAATCAAAAGAACTTGCACATAAGGAGCTTGCGTTAACGAGCTTGGCAGCGCTGTATGAAAAGCAAGGGAAATATAATCAAGCTATAAAAATAAATGAAGAATTAGAAGAATTGAAAAAAACAAAGAACAGAAAAAATTAA
- a CDS encoding tetratricopeptide repeat protein: MKYLPILLLIATLNIAIKKCSLPEAEVKNNERSSDYKKYIELSNLGDGEIKKKNYKKALEYYERARDYDSNMADVSIANIYYKFIDKEEGERRYRKAYNNGIFEVAYTLGNIAYRKGNFNLAKEWYLKGSEKGNEKSSIELAKLLISENNEIEAKRFLLKVENGNEAEGFYYLMTIYYKEGNKEKIYELKNKMLGKKEMNQISDEMMLKIGLMLGDKRQNRLFESINNADSLIRIKKYEEAKREYEKSLEYGFEGNYFLGNMYSELNKEAEALKYYKIACEKGKIGIAAYKIGNIYEENNNFIEAKKWYQIGIDLGDSQSLVSLGTLEMKEGNDKEAKELFLKDTNKKNAEAILGMIAYYQKNNDVQKAKEMKEKIITEKGLYYNDSDIQYAALLAILPYN, translated from the coding sequence ATGAAATATTTACCAATACTTTTACTTATAGCAACATTAAATATAGCTATAAAAAAATGTTCTTTACCCGAAGCAGAAGTAAAGAATAATGAAAGAAGCAGTGATTACAAAAAATATATTGAATTGTCAAATTTGGGAGACGGGGAAATAAAGAAAAAGAATTATAAAAAAGCACTAGAGTATTATGAAAGAGCTAGAGATTATGATAGTAATATGGCAGATGTAAGCATAGCAAATATATATTATAAATTTATAGATAAAGAAGAAGGTGAGAGACGATACAGAAAAGCATACAATAATGGAATTTTTGAAGTTGCTTATACATTAGGGAATATAGCTTATAGAAAAGGAAACTTTAATTTGGCGAAAGAATGGTATTTAAAAGGAAGTGAAAAAGGGAATGAAAAATCAAGTATAGAACTAGCAAAATTATTAATAAGTGAAAATAATGAAATAGAAGCTAAAAGATTTTTATTGAAAGTTGAAAATGGAAACGAAGCTGAAGGATTTTATTATTTAATGACCATTTATTATAAAGAAGGTAATAAAGAAAAAATTTATGAATTGAAAAACAAAATGCTTGGAAAAAAAGAAATGAATCAAATATCCGATGAAATGATGCTTAAAATAGGTTTGATGTTAGGAGACAAAAGACAAAATAGGTTATTTGAATCAATTAATAACGCGGATAGTTTAATAAGAATAAAAAAATATGAAGAAGCTAAAAGAGAGTATGAAAAAAGTTTAGAATATGGTTTTGAAGGGAATTATTTTTTAGGTAATATGTATAGTGAGTTAAATAAAGAGGCAGAAGCATTAAAATATTATAAAATAGCTTGTGAAAAAGGAAAAATAGGAATTGCTGCATACAAAATAGGCAATATTTATGAAGAAAATAATAATTTTATAGAAGCTAAAAAATGGTATCAAATAGGGATTGATTTAGGTGATTCACAATCATTAGTTTCATTAGGAACGTTAGAAATGAAAGAAGGGAATGATAAGGAAGCTAAAGAATTATTTTTAAAAGACACTAATAAAAAAAATGCGGAAGCTATACTTGGGATGATAGCATATTATCAAAAAAATAATGATGTTCAAAAAGCTAAAGAAATGAAAGAAAAAATAATAACAGAGAAAGGGTTATACTATAATGATTCAGATATACAGTATGCAGCATTACTAGCCATTTTACCTTATAATTAA
- a CDS encoding FAD-dependent oxidoreductase translates to MKKYDAIIIGFGKGGKTLAGFLAGKGQNVALIEKSDKMYGGTCINIGCIPTKKLVDSTKVLKNKGLNGIGEKERFYTESINNKNTLIGALRGKNYEMLATKENIDIYDGFGSFASKNVVNIESNGENVQIEGEKIFINTGSTTIIPGIKGLKESNHVYTSTSIMELKELPKKLTILGAGYIGLEFASMYADFGSEVTVIDLAQRLMPREDEEIAERAKAIFEAKGVKFLLESKIEEIVDKNGKGYVQISQGASKSEIESDAILVAIGRKPNTEGLNLEAAGVKTDEKGAVVVDETLKTTADNIWAMGDVKGGLQFTYISLDDFRIIRDNLYNGGNRTVNDRNVIPYGVFVNPPLSRVGMTESEAIAKGYEVKTGRLEAMAIPKAKIEGVTDGLLKAVIDAKTDKILGCTLLCNTSHEMINIVAAAMKAEQKYTFLKDMIFTHPTMSEALNDLFGSVK, encoded by the coding sequence ATGAAAAAATACGATGCAATAATAATTGGATTTGGAAAAGGTGGAAAAACTTTGGCAGGATTTTTGGCTGGGAAAGGTCAAAATGTGGCTTTGATTGAGAAATCGGATAAGATGTATGGAGGAACTTGTATAAATATTGGATGTATTCCTACGAAAAAGCTTGTTGACAGTACAAAAGTTCTTAAAAATAAAGGGTTAAATGGTATTGGGGAAAAGGAAAGATTTTATACAGAAAGTATAAATAATAAAAATACATTAATTGGTGCATTACGTGGAAAAAATTATGAAATGCTGGCTACAAAGGAAAATATTGATATTTACGATGGATTTGGAAGTTTTGCTTCAAAAAATGTAGTTAATATTGAAAGTAATGGGGAAAATGTTCAGATTGAAGGGGAAAAAATATTTATAAATACAGGTTCGACTACAATAATTCCTGGTATAAAAGGGCTCAAAGAAAGTAATCATGTATATACAAGCACTTCAATTATGGAACTAAAAGAACTTCCTAAAAAATTGACTATTTTGGGAGCAGGGTACATTGGACTGGAATTTGCTTCGATGTATGCTGATTTTGGGTCAGAAGTTACGGTTATTGATTTGGCACAAAGACTTATGCCTAGAGAAGATGAAGAAATTGCTGAAAGGGCAAAGGCTATATTTGAGGCAAAAGGGGTTAAATTTTTACTGGAATCAAAAATTGAGGAAATTGTTGATAAAAATGGAAAAGGATATGTGCAAATTTCGCAAGGAGCAAGCAAGAGTGAAATTGAATCAGACGCAATTCTTGTGGCAATTGGAAGAAAGCCTAATACAGAAGGTCTTAATTTAGAAGCGGCAGGAGTAAAAACCGACGAAAAAGGTGCGGTTGTAGTTGATGAAACATTGAAAACAACAGCTGATAATATTTGGGCAATGGGAGATGTGAAAGGCGGACTTCAATTTACGTATATTTCTCTTGATGACTTTAGAATAATAAGGGATAATCTTTACAATGGAGGAAACAGAACGGTAAACGACAGAAATGTAATTCCATACGGTGTATTTGTAAATCCGCCATTATCAAGAGTTGGAATGACTGAAAGCGAAGCGATTGCCAAAGGATATGAAGTAAAAACAGGAAGACTTGAAGCAATGGCAATTCCAAAAGCAAAAATAGAAGGTGTAACAGATGGACTGCTTAAAGCAGTTATAGATGCAAAAACAGATAAAATATTGGGATGTACTTTACTATGTAACACTTCCCACGAAATGATAAACATTGTTGCGGCGGCTATGAAAGCTGAACAAAAATATACATTCTTAAAAGATATGATATTTACTCATCCGACAATGAGCGAAGCTTTGAATGATTTATTTGGAAGCGTGAAATAA
- a CDS encoding DUF3290 family protein, translating into MEFYNFTYLENQKFVTDKFFLVIIILVIAFILFAFWKWFKGSISLRDKQLSLLGLMFIFLFALYHYDNYRARNNEEKVYKNSASVIKKLSEKFKVSENDIFINTPEITEDTVYKIKDKYYQIHWVGTNILVEQMTVPYVDEVKMLKE; encoded by the coding sequence ATGGAATTTTATAATTTTACTTATTTAGAAAACCAAAAATTTGTAACAGATAAATTTTTTCTTGTTATAATAATTTTAGTGATAGCGTTTATATTGTTTGCATTTTGGAAATGGTTTAAAGGAAGCATTTCGCTTAGAGATAAACAGCTTAGTTTGCTTGGATTGATGTTTATTTTCTTATTTGCATTATATCATTATGATAATTATAGAGCTAGAAATAATGAAGAAAAAGTTTATAAAAATTCGGCAAGTGTTATAAAAAAATTATCTGAAAAATTTAAAGTTAGCGAAAATGATATTTTTATAAACACGCCTGAAATAACAGAGGACACTGTTTATAAAATAAAAGACAAATATTATCAAATTCACTGGGTAGGAACTAATATTTTAGTTGAACAAATGACAGTTCCTTATGTGGATGAAGTAAAAATGCTTAAAGAATAA